In bacterium, the sequence GCAGCAGTTAACGCATCAATCTGTTCCCTATAGATATCAATCGCGTCCTTTGGATCAATACACTCATCAAGAGGCCCCATTGATCCCCAAACTAAAACACGCTTATGATTGCCGATCGCTGTTCGGGCAATCGAGACAGCTTGATGGTTCAAGACACTGACAAACGATTCCAATCCATATCTTGCAAGACGAGAACGGTTTGCGCCGAACGTGTTCGTGCAAAGTACCTCACTACCGCCCTTCACAAAGTCCATATGCGCTTTCAAAACTTGATCGGGCTGCTGGCGGTTCCACCATTCTGGCGGCATATCATCCGCCAACCCCATCGCGCACAATTGAGTACTCATCGCCCCATCGGTAAACAAAGTAGCTTCCGGATGCCAGGTTCTCCAACGAATAGATGAAAATAAATCTTGATCTGCCATTAGAGATTTCCCCCTAATACGGCTTGACAAATATCGATACGACCAATAATGCCGACTAATTTCCCTTCTGCGGTAACCGGTAGGCGCTTAATATGATGCTGAAGCATTAGCACAGCGGCATCAAGGGCTTTCATATTCTCGTCAACGACAATGACATTGGGAGACATTATTTCCGATACTTTACGCTCGGCAACATAATCCGCCTGTGTACTCAAGTCAGTAAGAGAATGTTTGAAACCGACTTTCTTAACGCCATAACTCGGAACCAGATAGCGGATAATATCGTGCTCTGAAACCATCCCAACCACATTATTATCCTCATCGACAACAGGCAAGCCGCTTATTTGGTAAAGATCCATCTTGTCGACCGCATCACGCGCAGTCGAATCGGGCGCTACAGTGACGACTTGAGTGTGCATCAATTCCATTACTTTCATAATTTATCCCCGCCGATACCTCTACCAGTATTTCCCATTAATTTCTCAATGACCATTATCTTATATATTTAATTCTCT encodes:
- a CDS encoding CBS domain-containing protein; translated protein: MKVMELMHTQVVTVAPDSTARDAVDKMDLYQISGLPVVDEDNNVVGMVSEHDIIRYLVPSYGVKKVGFKHSLTDLSTQADYVAERKVSEIMSPNVIVVDENMKALDAAVLMLQHHIKRLPVTAEGKLVGIIGRIDICQAVLGGNL
- a CDS encoding homocysteine S-methyltransferase family protein encodes the protein MADQDLFSSIRWRTWHPEATLFTDGAMSTQLCAMGLADDMPPEWWNRQQPDQVLKAHMDFVKGGSEVLCTNTFGANRSRLARYGLESFVSVLNHQAVSIARTAIGNHKRVLVWGSMGPLDECIDPKDAIDIYREQIDALTAA